A portion of the Streptomyces sp. YPW6 genome contains these proteins:
- a CDS encoding spermidine/putrescine ABC transporter substrate-binding protein, producing the protein MSRRSLLRALGAGAAGAALAGCGVPPAFVEPADRAGRDLSATDRTLHFANWPLYIDTDDEDESKRPTLDAFSERTGISVTYTEEINDNDEFFGKISPALMNHQQTGRDLIVISDWMAARFVRLGWVQEMDRAKQPNVATYLDPQLRDPAFDEGRRHSVPWQSGITGIAYNRKKLGREIRSTGDLWADDLRGRVTLLSGLDESFALLMQGNGVDITRWTADDFHEICEQTERRVRSKHIRRFTGNDYIKDLSTGDVLACQAYSGDVIQLQADNPDIEFVVPEEGAELWAESLMIPNLARHKRNAERLVDHYYDPEVAAELATWVNYVCPVPAARDVLASSKDEETAALAEDPLIFPDGAMRERLAIARDITSEERVDFARKWNGIVGL; encoded by the coding sequence ATGTCCCGCCGGTCCCTGCTGCGCGCCCTCGGGGCGGGAGCCGCCGGCGCCGCCCTGGCCGGCTGCGGGGTGCCCCCGGCCTTCGTCGAGCCGGCCGACCGTGCCGGACGCGACCTCTCGGCCACCGACCGCACCCTGCACTTCGCCAACTGGCCGCTGTACATCGACACCGACGACGAGGACGAGTCGAAGCGGCCCACCCTGGACGCCTTCTCGGAGCGGACGGGGATCTCCGTCACGTACACCGAGGAGATCAACGACAACGACGAGTTCTTCGGGAAGATCAGCCCCGCCCTGATGAACCACCAGCAGACCGGCCGGGACCTGATCGTCATCAGCGACTGGATGGCCGCGCGCTTCGTCCGGCTCGGCTGGGTCCAGGAGATGGACCGGGCCAAGCAGCCCAACGTCGCCACGTACCTCGACCCCCAACTGCGCGACCCCGCCTTCGACGAGGGGCGCCGCCACAGCGTCCCGTGGCAGTCCGGGATCACCGGCATCGCCTACAACCGCAAGAAGCTCGGCCGCGAGATCCGGTCCACGGGCGACCTGTGGGCGGACGACCTGCGCGGCCGGGTCACCCTGCTCTCCGGGCTCGACGAGTCGTTCGCGCTGCTGATGCAGGGCAACGGCGTCGACATCACCCGCTGGACGGCCGACGACTTCCACGAGATCTGCGAGCAGACCGAACGGCGGGTCCGCTCGAAGCACATCCGCCGCTTCACCGGCAACGACTACATCAAGGACCTGTCCACCGGCGACGTGCTCGCCTGCCAGGCGTACTCCGGCGACGTCATCCAGCTCCAGGCCGACAACCCGGACATCGAGTTCGTCGTCCCCGAGGAGGGCGCCGAACTGTGGGCCGAGTCCCTGATGATCCCCAACCTCGCCCGCCACAAGCGCAACGCGGAACGTCTGGTGGACCACTACTACGATCCCGAGGTCGCCGCGGAGCTGGCCACCTGGGTCAACTACGTCTGCCCGGTCCCCGCCGCCCGTGACGTCCTCGCCTCCTCCAAGGACGAGGAAACGGCGGCACTCGCCGAGGACCCCCTGATCTTCCCCGACGGTGCGATGCGCGAACGGCTCGCCATCGCCCGCGACATCACCTCCGAGGAGCGGGTGGACTTCGCCAGGAAGTGGAACGGCATCGTCGGCTTGTGA
- a CDS encoding gamma-aminobutyraldehyde dehydrogenase, producing MTTEVRRLRNYINGEFRDAADGRTIDVVSPVTEEVYATSPLSGQADVDAAMEAAAAAFPAWRDTTPAERQKALLKIADAFEERAEDLIAAESENTGKPIGLTRSEEIPPMVDQIRFFAGAARLLEGRSAGEYMEGLTSIIRREPVGVCAQVAPWNYPMMMAVWKFAPALAAGNTVVIKPSDTTPASTVLMAEIIGQILPKGVFNVLCGDRDTGRAMVEHPTPAMASITGSVRAGMQVAESAAKDVKRVHLELGGKAPVVVFEDADIAKTVSGVSEAGFFNAGQDCTAATRVLVHESIHDAFVTALAKAAADTKTGQPDDEDVAYGPLNNANQLKQVSGFIERLPAHAKVEAGGHRVGDQGYFYAPTVVSGLKQDDEIIQNEVFGPVITVQSFTDEDQAVTYANGVEYALASSVWTQNHARAMRMSKNLDFGCVWINTHIPLVAEMPHGGFKKSGYGKDLSAYGFEDYTRIKHVMTSIED from the coding sequence GTGACCACCGAGGTGCGCCGTCTGCGCAACTACATCAACGGAGAGTTCCGGGACGCCGCGGACGGGCGGACCATCGATGTGGTCAGCCCGGTGACGGAAGAGGTCTACGCAACCTCGCCGCTCTCGGGCCAGGCCGACGTCGATGCCGCCATGGAGGCCGCAGCGGCGGCCTTCCCCGCCTGGCGCGACACCACGCCCGCCGAGCGCCAGAAGGCCCTGCTGAAGATCGCGGACGCCTTCGAGGAGCGGGCCGAGGACCTGATCGCCGCCGAGTCGGAGAACACCGGCAAGCCGATCGGCCTCACCCGCAGCGAAGAGATCCCGCCGATGGTGGACCAGATCCGCTTCTTCGCGGGGGCCGCCCGGCTCCTGGAGGGCCGCTCGGCCGGCGAGTACATGGAGGGCCTGACCTCCATCATCCGCCGCGAGCCGGTCGGCGTCTGCGCGCAGGTCGCGCCGTGGAACTACCCGATGATGATGGCCGTGTGGAAGTTCGCCCCGGCGCTCGCCGCGGGCAACACGGTCGTCATCAAGCCGTCCGACACCACCCCGGCGTCGACGGTCCTCATGGCCGAGATCATCGGGCAGATCCTCCCCAAGGGCGTCTTCAACGTCCTGTGCGGCGACCGCGACACCGGCCGTGCCATGGTCGAGCACCCGACCCCGGCGATGGCCTCCATCACCGGTTCGGTACGGGCCGGCATGCAGGTCGCCGAGTCCGCCGCCAAGGACGTCAAGCGCGTCCACCTGGAGCTCGGTGGCAAGGCGCCCGTCGTGGTCTTCGAGGACGCCGACATCGCCAAGACGGTCTCGGGCGTCTCCGAGGCGGGCTTCTTCAACGCCGGGCAGGACTGCACGGCCGCCACCCGCGTCCTGGTCCACGAGTCCATCCACGACGCGTTCGTCACCGCGCTCGCCAAGGCCGCCGCCGACACGAAGACCGGGCAGCCGGACGACGAGGACGTGGCGTACGGCCCGCTCAACAACGCCAACCAGCTGAAGCAGGTCAGCGGCTTCATCGAGCGGCTCCCCGCCCACGCCAAGGTCGAGGCGGGCGGCCACCGGGTCGGCGACCAGGGGTACTTCTACGCCCCGACCGTCGTCTCCGGCCTGAAGCAGGACGACGAGATCATCCAGAACGAGGTCTTCGGCCCCGTCATCACCGTCCAGTCCTTCACCGACGAGGACCAGGCCGTCACGTACGCCAACGGCGTCGAGTACGCGCTCGCCTCCTCGGTCTGGACCCAGAACCACGCCCGCGCCATGCGCATGTCCAAGAACCTCGACTTCGGCTGCGTGTGGATCAACACCCACATCCCGCTGGTCGCCGAGATGCCGCACGGCGGATTCAAGAAGTCCGGCTACGGCAAGGACCTCTCCGCGTACGGCTTCGAGGACTACACCCGCATCAAGCACGTGATGACGTCCATCGAGGACTGA